A single region of the Schizosaccharomyces osmophilus chromosome 3, complete sequence genome encodes:
- a CDS encoding ubiquitin-protein ligase E3: MGQANSRPPLPENHEQYSNKNYSFLHRLKSFWKRYVSRDDTSSLSNGTRSTGVHGSSQLSDFSLSSKLSASEEERSLHSRGSSVPDTPVNASLRQPPNRIPIGSLSTVSQNVRPNMADVLPVMPPSRPNSDTQLHCSNFNDHTNASALPFHDFHESSSSIFDTANETASDGHASPTSDTSMPVNYRSQSSTQNPLLTNNTQNQTSESRSPLIDHLRQYLTQDPNQRQQHSHAVPFGDEALSNPGNLSHSSISSRSELEVDFNTNSENRANSALPPETGSAFQGSNNENATSMLSRLLSAAAIETAASIMNNEARGPNTHSGERPSTVRSIDGSFENFLDDLRNGNITSVLENSANSRRDATINRDSELENPEVQYLRMFRFPASRHSDNTNDDQSQQDDNGPELSLVPVLIVCMRNITDSSEDPMQSMSQDSQSYHEELRDNISINDITERMAQSTNSSNEVVASRTFSTDRVSNISSSIDHYSSASARSDTSLSGYPRHSTGWPSFTSASSSLPSELRSHNVIRRANEGLSSETESTQTRDQPNAQQPRTEMSMNETPTLHTRENHFDSRVGTDNNADYGFGESRGLMSHNRGEGLGFGSVEASTNQLYQDSISLDNSRHNASRGLTSVGERTNERVGVNETSNNNSNNAHGDWLIYVFGGLFPDYHPILTTVSLFSDNPTYEDLLALTSYLGPAKKPVATAEDLNRAGGLFPYSENGNLVSNSTCLICLEPFECNVLCRRLKSCKHFYHKDCVDQWLTTGNNSCPLCRSRGVKTSNEGTSQHMPDVSFI, translated from the coding sequence ATGGGACAAGCAAACTCTCGTCCGCCGCTGCCTGAGAACCATGAACAATActcaaacaaaaattacAGCTTTTTACATAGACTTAAATCATTTTGGAAACGGTACGTTTCTCGGGACGATACTTCTTCGTTAAGCAATGGAACACGGTCTACTGGGGTGCATGGTTCTTCACAATTATCCGATTTCAGTCTGTCTTCAAAATTATCGgcttctgaagaagaaaggtCGCTACATTCACGTGGCTCATCTGTCCCCGACACGCCTGTCAATGCCTCCCTCCGACAACCGCCAAACAGAATTCCTATAGGAAGTTTATCTACGGTCTCCCAAAATGTAAGACCAAATATGGCCGACGTTTTACCTGTAATGCCTCCAAGTAGGCCAAACAGTGATACCCAATTGCATTGTTCTAACTTTAATGACCATACTAATGCTTCTGCTCTGCCTTTCCACGATTTCCATGAATCTAGCTCCTCCATATTCGACACTGCTAATGAAACAGCTAGTGATGGCCACGCTTCTCCTACCTCTGATACCTCGATGCCTGTAAATTATCGTTCACAATCTTCTACTCAAAATCCCCTTTTAACGAATAATACCCAGAATCAAACTTCCGAAAGTCGGTCACCACTTATCGATCATTTACGACAATATTTGACACAAGATCCCAATCAACGCCAACAGCACAGCCACGCCGTGCCTTTTGGCGATGAAGCCTTATCGAATCCTGGTAATCTATCTCATTCCTCTATTTCTTCACGTTCCGAGCTTGAAGTCGATTTCAATACGAACTCGGAAAATCGTGCAAATTCCGCTTTGCCTCCTGAAACCGGTTCAGCGTTTCAGGGATCCAACAATGAAAATGCTACCAGCATGCTAAGTCGACTGCTTTCGGCAGCCGCTATTGAAACCGCAGCCTCTATTATGAACAACGAAGCCCGTGGACCTAACACTCATTCTGGTGAGAGGCCATCTACAGTTCGATCTATTGACGGgtcatttgaaaatttcctCGATGATCTTCGTAATGGCAATATAACTagtgttttggaaaattctGCCAATTCTCGAAGAGATGCGACAATCAACCGGGATTCTGAATTAGAAAACCCTGAAGTTCAGTACTTGAGGATGTTCCGATTCCCAGCTTCCCGTCATTCAGATAATACAAATGATGACCAAAGTCAGCAAGATGATAATGGGCCCGAGCTTTCTCTTGTTCCAGTGTTGATAGTATGTATGCGCAATATCACGGACAGTTCTGAGGATCCTATGCAAAGCATGTCTCAAGATAGTCAAAGTTATCATGAGGAACTTCGAGATAACATTTCCATTAATGACATTACTGAACGAATGGCCCAGTCGACGAACTCATCAAATGAAGTTGTAGCTTCAAGGACTTTTTCAACGGATCGGGTATCGAATATATCCAGCTCAATCGATCATTACAGTTCGGCGTCAGCAAGAAGTGATACTTCTTTATCTGGATACCCTCGCCATTCTACTGGATGGCCTTCTTTTACATCTGCAAGCTCTTCACTTCCTTCTGAGCTTAGGAGTCATAACGTGATTAGAAGAGCTAATGAGGGTCTCAGTTCTGAAACTGAATCTACACAGACTCGAGATCAACCTAATGCCCAGCAGCCGAGAACAGAAATGAGTATGAACGAGACACCGACTTTGCATACGCGAGAGAATCATTTTGATTCTCGTGTTGGTACAGACAACAATGCAGATTATGGGTTTGGGGAGAGCCGTGGATTGATGAGTCACAATCGCGGAGAAGGGCTGGGATTTGGAAGCGTTGAAGCATCGACAAACCAACTCTATCAAGATTCCATTTCTTTAGATAACAGTCGGCACAACGCGTCTAGAGGGTTGACATCTGTGGGAGAAAGGACTAATGAGCGTGTTGGAGTAAACGAAACGTCCAATAATAACTCAAATAATGCCCATGGGGACTGGcttatttatgtttttggGGGATTGTTTCCAGACTACCATCCGATTTTAACTACAGTAAGCTTGTTTTCTGACAATCCCACGTATGAAGATTTGTTAGCGTTGACTAGTTATTTGGGTCCTGCAAAAAAGCCTGTTGCGACCGCAGAGGATTTAAATCGCGCAGGTGGGCTATTTCCGTATTCGGAAAATGGAAATCTTGTTTCTAATAGTACATGTTTGATTTGCCTGGAACCATTTGAGTGCAATGTGTTGTGCAGGAGGTTGAAAAGCTGCAAGCATTTTTATCATAAAGATTGCGTAGATCAATGGCTTACTACAGGCAACAATTCCTGTCCTTTGTGTCGTTCCCGTGGTGTGAAAACCAGTAATGAAGGAACAAGTCAGCACATGCCCGACgtatcttttatttaa
- the nur1 gene encoding Lem2-Nur1 complex subunit Nur1, whose translation MAKLIRRSSLTSRILNFPINVFISVSEDFDSVEWDKVSERWSIPLSLVSNILFIFIRAYLENTKLRLNRSQLFVGAKSAKATNSWFRGFLSFFSLCLVVFSIINILSCFYFQKKTYRTLPQPDKNVQTTPGLRSAQLEPSENENKCFELIVWSPNRFSLYFSCLFSPIHLFILWVYIQSPKIILLSVIFSLLLFFIARKFVDMMKDKDCLHQQVFYEYDKKFVEPRLSVAKRDVATNTSYGPVSAAVEYYSPRRPIDAFLEHKTSPSVRSPKTPGSPLFTYRRGNRHSLASSVPRETNSPLKRFSRFPAERRQFES comes from the coding sequence ATGGCAAAGTTAATTCGTCGCTCATCACTTACATCCAGAATTCTGAATTTCCCTATTAACGTTTTTATTTCCGTCTCTGAAGACTTTGACAGCGTGGAATGGGACAAGGTTTCTGAGAGATGGTCCATTCCTTTGAGTCTAGTGTCAAATATACTATTTATCTTTATACGTGCATACCTAGAAAACACCAAGCTGCGATTGAATCGTAGTCAACTCTTTGTGGGAGCCAAATCAGCCAAGGCTACGAATTCTTGGTTTAGAGggtttctttcattcttttcattatgCCTTGTTGTTTTCAGTATCATCAATATCCTGAGTTGCTtttatttccaaaaaaagacGTACAGAACACTCCCGCAACCTGATAAGAATGTTCAAACAACGCCCGGTTTACGATCTGCTCAATTGGAACCCagtgaaaatgaaaacaaatgttttGAACTGATTGTTTGGTCCCCCAACAGATtctctctttatttttcatgtcttttttctcctATTCATCTATTTATTCTATGGGTTTACATTCAGTCTCCTaaaattattcttttgagCGTCATATTTTCTCTTCTGCTATTTTTCATTGCTAGGAAATTTGTAGATATGATGAAGGATAAGGATTGCCTTCATCAGCAAGTTTTTTATGAGTATGATAAAAAGTTTGTTGAACCTCGACTTTCCGTTGCAAAAAGAGATGTTGCTACAAATACTAGTTATGGTCCAGTGAGTGCTGCAGTTGAATATTATTCCCCAAGACGACCAATCGATGCGTTTTTGGAACACAAAACCTCTCCCTCTGTTCGCAGTCCTAAAACTCCCGGTAGTCCTCTTTTCACATACCGGAGAGGAAACCGACACTCTCTTGCCTCTTCGGTTCCTAGGGAAACCAATTCTCCATTGAAACGATTTTCTCGTTTTCCTGCTGAAAGGCGGCAGTTTGAGAGCTAA
- the rhp42 gene encoding DNA repair protein Rhp42 translates to MSSARSTRSRSTAMKRELEKSHNENSRKAPRNDNESRQTRGRSKKQNQESTKGDQPTSNEEIETGTKPDKEEIKENENAFGLLSANDTPSPGEQSDKNSSGTSDQEDESDEDADIWEQVDLKPNHDEKKNEEKDVHVSTSSVTPSLNINKKRSSGVVEKAIRFSIHVMHTCCLFYHGLRRNQWCCQQELMESLLDKASDERPSIIEDWIKSEKTHDDLLMLVNGLRTWWQKKFNITKHGLRKLGYRDFKQGFELDFEPEFIENEKDFMEKILSFTGSRDLSAQGFTALCRSLQLSVRLIFSLQPLTYSTASYDNWSQHVLPDETASSVDGDLRYPIFWTEIYDNDQDRWISVDAVVLSGVYTNDMSWFEPKGAYAESKHLRMGIVVAYEDDFYAKDVTLRYADVASNRCKKIRQYSSPEKKDDVYAKILSQFSKKIKDKKDLMEDRELEQKAPVRELKSIADYKNHPDFILKRHLKREEAIRDNVNPVDKIVFGSKKNPIQEEVYRREDVLICKTPENYHKEGRVIKPGEQPRKMVKARAVTITRKREHESKFTESREPVMQGLYSSDQTDLYIPPPIQDGKIPKNGYGNIDCFVESMIPQGAVHLPFRGIAKIAKKVNVDYAEAVTGFEFRKHRAIPVTTGIIVPEEFASKVLEEFREYQKEMLEKQLAKERKTAIGLWKHMINGLRIRKRITEDYG, encoded by the coding sequence ATGTCTAGTGCAAGAAGTACCCGCAGTAGGAGTACTGcaatgaaaagagaattgGAGAAATCACATAATGAAAATAGTCGAAAGGCTCCAAGGAATGATAATGAATCTCGGCAAACTAGAGGTCGTTCCAAGAAACAGAATCAAGAGTCTACAAAAGGTGATCAACCTACCTctaatgaagaaatagaaacagGGACCAAACCTGACAAAGAGgaaataaaggaaaacgaaaatgcCTTCGGTCTTCTGTCAGCAAATGATACTCCTTCACCAGGTGAGCAGAGTGACAAAAACTCATCAGGAACTTCCGACCAGGAAGATGAATCGGATGAGGATGCTGACATATGGGAGCAAGTTGATCTGAAACCGAACCATgatgagaaaaagaatgaagagAAGGATGTCCATGTAAGTACTTCAAGCGTAACGCCTTCTCTCAATATAAATAAGAAACGATCTTCTGGTGTAGTTGAAAAAGCGATCCGTTTTTCTATACATGTCATGCACACATGTTGCTTATTTTACCATGGATTACGTCGCAACCAATGGTGTTGTCAACAAGAGCTTATGGAATCTTTGCTTGACAAAGCTTCAGATGAGCGTCCTTCAATAATAGAAGATTGGattaaaagtgaaaaaacaCACGATGATTTATTGATGCTCGTTAATGGATTACGGACTTGGTGGCAGAAAAAATTCAACATAACCAAGCATGGACTAAGAAAGTTGGGGTATCGTGATTTTAAACAAGGTTTTGAGCTTGATTTTGAACctgaatttattgaaaacgaaaaggattttatggaaaaaatcCTTTCATTTACTGGGAGCCGTGATTTATCTGCTCAAGGCTTCACCGCTTTATGCCGATCATTGCAACTTAGCGTCCGTTTAATTTTTTCGCTTCAGCCTTTAACTTACTCCACTGCTTCTTATGATAACTGGTCTCAACATGTTCTCCCCGATGAGACTGCAAGCTCAGTTGATGGAGATCTTCGTTATCCTATATTCTGGACAGAAATTTATGACAATGACCAAGATCGCTGGATAAGTGTTGATGCCGTTGTCTTAAGCGGAGTGTATACAAATGACATGTCCTGGTTTGAGCCCAAGGGAGCTTATGCTGAGTCTAAGCACTTACGTATGGGAATTGTTGTTGCGTACGAAGACGATTTTTATGCCAAGGATGTGACTCTGCGTTATGCTGATGTAGCGTCTAATCGCTGCAAAAAAATTCGTCAATACTCTTCACcagagaaaaaagacgaTGTATACGCGAAAATCCTTTCTCAGTTctcaaaaaagataaaagataaaaaggatttgatGGAGGATCGTGAGcttgaacaaaaagcacCAGTGCGCGAGCTTAAAAGTATCGCTGATTATAAAAATCATCCAGACTTTATATTGAAACGACATCTTAAACGTGAAGAAGCAATACGGGATAATGTAAACCCAGTTGacaaaattgtttttggttcaaagaagaatcctATCCAAGAAGAGGTGTATCGTCGAGAGGACGTCCTGATTTGTAAAACACCAGAAAATTATCACAAGGAAGGTCGTGTAATTAAGCCAGGAGAACAGCCCCGAAAGATGGTGAAAGCGAGAGCAGTAACCATTACAAGAAAGCGAGAGCATGAATCCAAATTTACAGAGTCCAGGGAGCCAGTCATGCAAGGATTGTATTCTTCGGATCAAACCGATTTATACATCCCACCCCCAATACAAGATGGAAAGATTCCGAAAAATGGATATGGAAATATTGACTGTTTTGTTGAAAGCATGATTCCTCAAGGGGCGGTACATCTTCCATTTCGAGGAATTGCTAAGATTGCCAAGAAGGTGAACGTCGATTACGCCGAAGCGGTTACAGGCTTTGAGTTTCGAAAGCATCGTGCCATTCCTGTAACGACAGGTATTATTGTTCCAGAAGAATTTGCTTCTAAGGTGCTAGAGGAATTTCGTGAGtatcaaaaggaaatgttAGAAAAACAACTTGCAAAAGAACGCAAAACTGCTATTGGATTGTGGAAGCATATGATCAATGGACTACGGATTCGGAAACGAATCACTGAAGATTATGGCTAG
- the gyp3 gene encoding Rab GAP Gyp3 — protein MSDTTDLMGLSRNSSKEDQAILSDESSAFQSHDSSKLSSDFELEDVLDLYNDTTDDADDTEDTGPYMLSPSSSISSQGSKDLNSFIYPIYRRQHNKAKGNEGENEGESDFDTVVSNDHEVYSTCGFITDDSTKTDLPSLSKNNLGENVRLSWELSENNDSLAMNEFAATNHDHFSSKTSTKTNFTIKYNDDKKDFSSKIYSDNLTFKINSINCDIKNDNGPLSQTFRCFNKFKQSHSEWDMYGFKKKGQFTSTDQYDSWFEVYSQYLKRREQKWKLLLAENGIDYSEGTPDIFPSRSAKVQRFIRKGIPYDFRGNAWFYYSGGYELCQRNPKLYETLWRCSCVRKPSDSELIERDLYRTFPDNIYFRSKPDQPLDPTGAPEQDSGIIMIAKLRRVLMSFATYLPENGYCQSLNFLAGFFLLFMSEEKAFWMLVITCRKYLPRMHDANLEGANIDQSVLMASVRESLPAVWSRINLNFDGMPVNDIVAKLPPITLVTAAWFMSAFVGVLPTETALRIWDCFFYEGSKVLFMTALCILRLGEDEIKSKNEQTDVFQVIQDLPKSLLDANAFVSLLFRRNFRRSPSQKDIDRRRQKIAKKRRKTVTQVERQEAEIPTPALTRSSSRFKGSHLISQLQNHLKKAS, from the coding sequence ATGAGCGATACTACTGACCTCATGGGGCTTTCCAGGAATTCGAGCAAGGAGGATCAAGCTATATTGTCGGATGAGTCTTCAGCATTTCAGAGCCATGATAGTTCAAAACTTTCATCAGACTTTGAGTTAGAAGACGTTTTAGACCTATATAATGATACCACTGATGATGCCGATGACACAGAGGACACTGGTCCTTATATGCTTTCGCCGTCTTCAAGCATTTCCAGCCAGGGTAGCAAGGATCTGAATTCGTTTATTTATCCTATTTACCGACGTCAACATAATAAGGCTAAGGGAAACGAAGGTGAAAATGAGGGAGAGAGTGATTTTGACACAGTTGTATCAAACGATCATGAAGTTTACTCTACTTGTGGCTTCATTACAGACgattcaacaaaaacagaTCTTCCAAGtctttcaaagaataaCTTGGGCGAGAATGTGAGGTTGTCGTGGGAGCTTTCGGAGAATAATGACTCATTGGCGATGAATGAATTTGCAGCTACTAACCATGATCATTTTTCCTCCAAGACTTCCACTAAGACTAATTTTACGATTAAATATAATGAcgataaaaaagatttctcCTCTAAGATTTATAGTGACAACCTTACGTTTAAAATTAACTCTATTAATTGCGATATCAAAAATGATAATGGACCGCTTTCTCAAACATTTCGGTgctttaataaatttaaaCAATCCCATTCTGAGTGGGACATGTATgggtttaaaaaaaaaggtcaGTTCACGTCTACTGATCAGTATGATTCCTGGTTCGAAGTATACAGTCAATATTTGAAACGACGTGAACAAAAGTGGAAGCTATTACTAGCTGAAAATGGAATTGATTATTCCGAGGGTACCCCCGATATATTTCCTAGTCGTAGTGCTAAGGTACAAAGGTTTATACGGAAAGGAATTCCGTACGACTTTCGTGGAAATGCTTGGTTTTATTACAGTGGCGGGTATGAACTTTGTCAACGAAACCCCAAGCTATATGAGACATTATGGAGATGTTCTTGCGTTCGCAAGCCTTCTGATTCTGAGTTGATTGAACGTGACTTATACCGAACATTCCCAGATAACATATATTTTCGTAGTAAACCGGATCAGCCTTTGGACCCCACGGGTGCACCTGAACAGGACTCTGGTATTATTATGATTGCAAAACTTCGCCGTGTTCTCATGTCATTTGCTACGTATCTTCCAGAGAATGGCTATTGTCAAAGTCTTAACTTCCTTGCTGGGTTTTTTCTGTTATTTATGAGTGAGGAGAAGGCATTTTGGATGCTTGTTATTACATGTCGAAAATATTTGCCTAGAATGCACGATGCTAATCTCGAAGGTGCAAATATCGATCAAAGCGTTTTAATGGCTTCTGTACGGGAAAGTCTCCCTGCTGTTTGGAGCCGTATTAATTTAAACTTTGATGGTATGCCTGTCAATGATATTGTTGCAAAGCTACCCCCTATTACCCTTGTTACGGCTGCCTGGTTTATGAGTGCTTTTGTAGGTGTTTTGCCAACTGAAACAGCTCTTCGCATATGggattgctttttttatgagGGAAGcaaagttttatttatgaCTGCTTTATGTATATTGCGTTTAGGGGAggatgaaataaaatcgaAAAATGAACAAACCGATGTGTTTCAGGTTATTCAGGATCTTCCTAAATCCTTATTAGATGCCAATGCTTTTGTATCATTGCTGTTTCGTCGGAATTTTCGAAGGAGTCCATCACAAAAAGACATAGACCGCAGGCGCCAGAAAATTGCAAAGAAACGGAGGAAAACAGTGACTCAGGTAGAACGTCAGGAAGCCGAAATACCAACTCCTGCTCTGACTAGATCTTCTTCGCGCTTCAAAGGCTCTCATTTGATTTCGCAACTACAAAATCATCTTAAAAAAGCATCGTAG
- the psk1 gene encoding serine/threonine protein kinase S6K family Psk1, translated as MPVFLFDEQDCLNGDAHSELSSDDEVVEGMDGGCDPLSLKNLCISDGNGEEEKKIKEDTVEYKLGEDGDFVSERNNNYVPNQKMHPNDFHPIAVLGRGSYGKVLLVKQGQTGRLFAQKQLKKASIVLRAKGLQQTKNERQILEEVRHPFICRLYYAFQDLDRLYLILQYAPGGELFAHLAEQRMLPEDAVAYYTAELTSALIHLHKLGIVYRDLKPENCLLDAEGHVLLTDFGLSKVAESGTNCHSFVGTEEYCAPEILLEQPYDYAVDWWSMGILIHDLLVGSPPFTANNHKKIMEKIVRTKANIPFYVSPDARDLINKYLKKNPQQRLGAKNTATDYEAIKKHRMYRKINWEKLESRELPPPIIPCITDPAAAENFSEEFTKMPISVTPICSDNFPVGSHSSAFRGFTYVASPNFINHN; from the coding sequence ATGCCAGTTTTTTTATTCGACGAGCAAGACTGCTTAAACGGGGACGCGCACTCTGAGTTGTCAAGCGACGACGAAGTCGTTGAAGGAATGGATGGTGGTTGTGACCCATTGAGCTTAAAAAATCTTTGTATTTCTGATGGAAAtggagaagaagagaagaaaataaaagaagatacGGTTGAGTATAAATTGGGAGAAGATGGAGACTTTGTTTCAGAGCGCAATAACAATTATGTgccaaatcaaaaaatgcaTCCAAATGATTTTCATCCTATCGCAGTCCTTGGCAGAGGATCGTACGGTAAAGTCCTCCTGGTCAAGCAAGGACAAACGGGCCGCTTGTTCGCTCAAAAGCAGTTAAAGAAAGCCAGTATAGTACTTCGAGCAAAAGGGCTTCAACAAACCAAGAATGAGCGCCAAATTTTGGAGGAAGTACGACATCCATTCATTTGTCGATTGTATTATGCCTTTCAAGATTTGGATCGTCTGTACTTGATTCTTCAATACGCACCAGGAGGAGAGCTGTTTGCTCATTTGGCTGAACAAAGAATGTTGCCCGAGGACGCCGTTGCTTACTACACAGCAGAACTTACTTCTGCTCTGATTCATTTGCATAAGCTTGGTATAGTATACCGAGACCTGAAGCCAGAAAATTGCCTTTTGGATGCTGAAGGTCACGTCCTGTTAACTGACTTTGGGCTTTCCAAGGTTGCAGAATCAGGTACAAATTGTCATTCTTTTGTCGGTACAGAGGAGTACTGTGCGCCTGAAATTTTGCTTGAACAGCCATATGATTACGCTGTCGACTGGTGGTCAATGGGTATCTTAATTCACGACCTGCTTGTTGGCTCTCCCCCGTTCACGGCAAATAACCATAAAAAGATCATGGAGAAAATTGTTCgtacaaaagcaaatataCCCTTCTATGTCTCTCCTGATGCGCGTGATTTGAtcaataaatatttaaagaaaaacccGCAGCAACGCCTTGGTGCTAAAAATACCGCTACTGACTATGAAGCCATCAAGAAGCATAGAATGTACAGAAAAATAAACTGGgaaaaattagaaagtCGCGAATTACCTCCCCCAATCATTCCTTGCATAACAGATCCTGCAGCTGctgaaaacttttcagaggaatttacaaaaatgcCCATCTCAGTCACTCCTATATGTTCTGATAATTTTCCAGTTGGTAGCCATTCCTCTGCTTTTCGAGGCTTCACTTATGTTGCTTCTCCAAATTTCATTAATCATAATTAG
- the phf1 gene encoding PHD finger protein Phf1 codes for MSERYFFSHEKEYDVNDYANFHFGTGNDNHASISQKENPQNLAAERDPSIHPSSVASTSLISDVPPLSPSFHNLQQHVSTPYGEMAMPIPSSAGMSVVAPGGSENNVNEVPMAFNRTITQPNATRLRDTSSRYRSSNSSRKQAYNEDDLGDESDLSSSMLHDDFQVEGMKTKSGRKIQRPVTYNPSAASLKKRTRKADLVSLCVVCHRGHSPVSNQLVFCDGCNSPYHQLCHQPLIDDITVQIEDSEWYCMNCQYSRAKQFPLETGATSQMLGLDAQQMRAYFLSLPVPHLVDLILLYEKSFSDLRIYSPQTRENLGEIRRQLLISAERNQSALQEKKNAKQDEMTLDIPPLVPYTTEYVSRSGILYDYPTILRLAVRNLDSPSKENIFAWMSDHLPLMTSFRESASDALRWMVTHGQLVRSGYIYQITSVDDFSPLRPSLLPTFQKRRKVQKVMPISYPTDEPQSLSFTVL; via the coding sequence ATGTCCgaaagatattttttttcacatgaaaaagaatatgatGTGAACGACTATGCAAACTTTCACTTCGGTACCGGAAACGACAATCATGCTTCCATATCTCAGAAAGAGAATCCTCAAAATTTAGCAGCTGAAAGAGATCCAAGTATACATCCGTCTTCCGTCGCCTCTACATCCTTAATTTCCGATGTCCCTCCCTTGAGTCCAAGCTTTCACAATCTTCAGCAACATGTCTCTACCCCCTATGGTGAAATGGCTATGCcaattccttcttctgcGGGTATGTCTGTAGTTGCTCCAGGAGGATCTGAAAATAATGTGAATGAAGTTCCCATGGCTTTTAATAGAACTATCACACAGCCCAATGCAACTAGGTTGCGCGACACATCCTCTCGTTACCGATCATCTAATAGTTCTCGAAAACAAGCATATAACGAGGATGACTTGGGTGATGAGTCTGACTTGTCGAGCTCCATGTTACACGATGATTTTCAAGTTGAAGGCATGAAAACCAAGTCTGGCCGTAAGATTCAACGCCCCGTTACTTATAATCCGAGTGCTGCTTCtctgaaaaaaagaacgcGAAAGGCTGATTTGGTTTCACTCTGTGTTGTGTGCCATAGGGGCCATTCTCCGGTTTCTAACCAGCTGGTCTTCTGTGACGGGTGTAATAGTCCCTATCACCAGCTTTGTCATCAGCCTCTTATTGATGACATTACAGTTCAGATTGAAGATTCTGAATGGTATTGCATGAACTGTCAGTACAGCCGGGCAAAGCAGTTTCCATTGGAGACAGGTGCTACTTCACAAATGTTAGGATTAGATGCTCAGCAAATGCGCGCATATTTTTTGAGCTTGCCTGTTCCACATTTAGTGGATTTGATATTGCTTTATGAGAAATCCTTTTCTGATTTACGTATTTACAGCCCTCAAACACGCGAAAACTTGGGTGAAATTCGCCGACAATTGCTTATAAGTGCTGAACGGAATCAAAGCGCcttacaagaaaagaaaaatgccAAGCAAGATGAGATGACTTTAGACATTCCTCCTCTTGTGCCATACACTACAGAGTATGTATCCCGTTCTGGCATTCTTTATGATTATCCAACTATTTTACGACTCGCAGTACGCAATTTGGACtctccttcaaaagaaaatatttttgcttGGATGTCTGATCATCTGCCTTTAATGACTTCGTTCCGCGAAAGTGCCTCCGATGCTCTTCGATGGATGGTTACCCATGGACAATTGGTTCGTTCAGGATATATTTATCAAATTACTAGTGTAGATGATTTTTCTCCGTTACGCCCTTCATTATTGCCcacatttcaaaaaagaagaaaagttcAGAAAGTTATGCCGATATCTTATCCAACCGATGAACCTCAAAGCCTTTCTTTTACCGTACTTTAG
- the mrpl4 gene encoding mitochondrial ribosomal protein subunit L29, with product MRAALLLSKQASVHIPKGFNFPVPKEKKLPQVSDTHPLWQFFRNKNALSPPDEETKFGRSWTAEELRWKSFDDLHGLWYNCLRERNLLLTQTTEMKRIRLTVPDHSKDRVKTVNKTMATIKFVLWERERAFQAAKDLEKKAPKNVETPNQVV from the coding sequence ATGAGAGCCGCTCTTCTCCTTTCAAAGCAAGCCTCTGTCCATATTCCAAAGGGCTTCAATTTTCCAGtcccaaaagaaaagaaactgCCTCAAGTTTCTGATACCCATCCATTATGGCAGTTCTttcgaaataaaaatgcaCTTTCTCCTCCCGATGAAGAGACCAAATTTGGCCGCTCTTGGACGGCTGAAGAACTTCGTTGGAAATCTTTTGACGACTTACACGGTCTTTGGTATAATTGTCTTCGTGAAAGAAACCTCCTGCTGACACAGACAACGGAGATGAAACGTATCAGATTAACCGTTCCCGATCACTCCAAGGATCGCGTAAAAACTGTCAATAAAACAATGGCTACTATCAAATTCGTATTATGGGAGCGCGAGCGTGCCTTCCAAGCTGCAAAAGAcctagaaaaaaaagctccTAAAAATGTGGAAACCCCCAATCAAGTCGTTTAG